The following are from one region of the Alicyclobacillus fastidiosus genome:
- a CDS encoding MFS transporter, which yields MSHTNPVAGTPSTAPRRNTHFRYTIMSLIVLMTMINYIDRGAISYASEPIIRLFHLNESSWGEVLGYFGYGYMVGSISGGLLSDKKGPKFVWIVAGSLWSIFEILMAFAGNIGIAIFGGSALAGFAVIRILFGVSEGPLFSTMNKTVANWAANREKGFMQSFGLFGVPFGSLITAPIAVGLLSITNWQTTFVLLGSLGVIWVIVWARVFRNRPEEHTRVSRDELLEIRSGQGVLSSENTLTESEQQEIPWYHFFKNPTLVCNAIGYFAFQYVNFLILTWTPKYLQDTFHYSLSKMWYMGMIPWIGACITVMLGGKISDVLRRRTGNLRIARSGLAVLSLVLTAVCFLLIPTVHSIASVLLLMSIGNAFNFLPNSVYWAVVIDTEPSKAGSFGGVTHFITNIATVMAPTLTGFLVSAHGYHAMFIASAVASVIGMVAMMFVKPGKRVQSVIGNLEK from the coding sequence ATGTCGCACACAAATCCTGTGGCGGGTACTCCGTCAACTGCACCAAGAAGGAACACGCATTTCCGATACACCATCATGTCCTTGATCGTTCTGATGACGATGATCAATTACATCGACCGTGGAGCCATTTCTTACGCATCAGAGCCCATCATTCGCCTCTTCCACTTAAACGAGTCGTCTTGGGGCGAGGTTCTGGGGTATTTCGGTTACGGCTACATGGTTGGTTCGATTTCCGGGGGCCTCTTATCAGACAAAAAGGGTCCGAAATTCGTCTGGATCGTGGCTGGGAGTCTCTGGTCTATCTTTGAAATCCTGATGGCTTTCGCAGGGAATATCGGGATCGCCATCTTCGGAGGTTCTGCGCTCGCTGGGTTCGCCGTAATTCGCATCTTGTTTGGCGTGTCGGAAGGGCCGCTCTTTTCGACGATGAACAAGACGGTCGCCAACTGGGCTGCTAACAGAGAAAAAGGATTTATGCAATCATTTGGTTTATTTGGCGTGCCTTTTGGATCGCTGATTACCGCGCCGATCGCGGTTGGGCTTTTGTCCATCACCAATTGGCAGACGACGTTCGTTCTACTTGGGTCGCTCGGCGTCATTTGGGTCATCGTCTGGGCGCGCGTCTTTCGAAACAGGCCTGAGGAGCACACGCGCGTAAGTCGGGATGAATTGCTGGAGATCCGGTCGGGGCAAGGTGTGTTGTCGAGTGAAAACACGTTGACAGAATCGGAACAACAAGAAATTCCCTGGTACCATTTTTTTAAAAACCCAACGCTGGTCTGCAATGCAATTGGTTACTTTGCCTTCCAGTACGTCAACTTCCTGATTCTCACGTGGACGCCGAAGTACCTTCAAGATACCTTTCATTACTCGCTTTCAAAGATGTGGTACATGGGGATGATCCCCTGGATTGGGGCGTGCATCACGGTCATGCTGGGTGGCAAAATCTCTGACGTACTGCGCCGGAGGACTGGGAATCTCCGCATCGCGCGCTCCGGTTTGGCCGTCCTTTCGCTCGTCTTGACAGCGGTGTGCTTCCTGCTCATTCCGACTGTGCACAGCATCGCGTCGGTGCTCTTATTGATGTCCATCGGCAACGCGTTCAATTTCCTGCCAAACTCCGTGTACTGGGCTGTCGTCATCGATACCGAGCCTTCCAAAGCGGGGAGTTTTGGAGGTGTGACGCACTTTATCACGAATATTGCAACTGTGATGGCGCCGACCCTGACTGGTTTTCTCGTGTCCGCTCACGGCTATCACGCCATGTTTATCGCATCTGCTGTAGCGTCGGTGATCGGAATGGTCGCGATGATGTTCGTCAAACCAGGAAAAAGAGTGCAGTCCGTCATCGGGAATCTAGAAAAGTAA
- a CDS encoding tartrate dehydrogenase translates to MDKFEIAVIPGDGIGKEVVPAAIRVLDAVAEIHGGLAFEWTTFPWDCEYYLKHGMMMPEDGIATLRGFHQIFLGAVGMPDLVPDHVSLWGLLIKIRREMQQSVNVRPARLLSGLTSPLRNPSAFDLLVVRENSEGEYSDIGGRIHQGEDEMAIQSAVFTRKGTERAMRYAFELAEKRRKHVTSATKSNGISHSMPFWDEVFRDVRNDYPECTTTSQHIDALAAFMVMKPHAFDVIVASNLFGDILTDLGGAIMGSIGVAPAANLNVERTYPSMFEPVHGSAPDIAGKGLANPLGQIWTGKMMLDFMGYEELGQLVLDAIEATLGAGVKTGDIGGVSSTSEVANTVIDYLRRRT, encoded by the coding sequence ATGGACAAATTCGAGATCGCCGTCATCCCTGGTGACGGCATTGGCAAGGAAGTCGTACCTGCCGCAATACGCGTACTTGACGCGGTAGCGGAGATTCACGGTGGACTGGCGTTTGAGTGGACGACGTTTCCATGGGACTGTGAGTACTATCTCAAACACGGGATGATGATGCCGGAAGATGGCATCGCCACGCTGCGGGGATTTCATCAAATCTTTCTCGGTGCAGTGGGCATGCCCGATCTCGTACCGGATCACGTTTCGCTCTGGGGGTTGCTCATCAAAATCCGCCGCGAGATGCAACAGTCGGTCAATGTACGGCCTGCCAGACTCCTCAGCGGTTTGACGTCACCGCTGCGCAACCCGTCGGCGTTTGACTTGCTCGTCGTGCGCGAGAATTCGGAAGGGGAGTATTCCGATATCGGCGGGCGCATCCATCAAGGCGAGGACGAGATGGCCATTCAGAGCGCTGTATTTACGCGCAAGGGAACGGAACGCGCGATGCGGTATGCGTTCGAACTCGCTGAAAAACGCCGCAAGCATGTCACCAGTGCGACGAAGTCAAACGGAATCTCGCACAGCATGCCGTTTTGGGACGAAGTATTCCGAGATGTACGCAACGACTATCCCGAGTGTACGACAACCAGCCAGCACATCGATGCACTTGCGGCGTTTATGGTGATGAAACCACACGCGTTTGACGTGATCGTCGCTTCCAATCTGTTCGGAGATATCCTGACTGATCTCGGCGGGGCCATCATGGGGAGTATTGGCGTGGCACCTGCTGCGAACCTCAACGTGGAGCGAACGTACCCATCGATGTTTGAACCGGTGCACGGTTCGGCGCCCGATATCGCTGGGAAGGGACTCGCGAACCCACTCGGTCAGATCTGGACCGGAAAAATGATGCTCGACTTCATGGGGTATGAGGAACTGGGCCAACTCGTGTTGGACGCGATCGAGGCGACTCTCGGCGCTGGTGTCAAAACGGGTGATATCGGGGGTGTTTCGAGCACTTCCGAAGTCGCGAACACGGTCATTGATTATCTACGGCGGCGAACTTGA
- a CDS encoding P1 family peptidase, with the protein MGNGRFRDGGFAIGRLPTGACNTICDVPGVKVAHVTLREASGCHPDVCTGVTAILPHSGNLFEEKVLATAHVINGFGKTAGLVQVAELGEIESPIMLTNTFSVGAVLEGTLQQMMAQNVDIGDGKSSLNIVVGECNDSFLNDMRGLHVRPEHAVEAIERALASDGGSVEEGGVGAGAGMRCFGWKGGIGTSSRQVRAFAGQSCHHVGVLALTNFGVPEDLTILGCPVGQALSSADEGSGIRFGGAQCDVNTSDLSDGSVMIILATDLPVDLQELVRIAKRATFGLARVGSIAHHGSGDIVIAFSTTGAKSNPEDRLIREWLRDGANLSDCFRAVVEATEEAILNSLWAASTTVGKRSRVVRALPVHEVEAMLRGSSD; encoded by the coding sequence ATGGGCAATGGACGGTTTCGAGATGGTGGATTTGCCATCGGGCGATTGCCGACGGGAGCCTGCAACACGATTTGCGATGTTCCGGGTGTGAAGGTGGCACATGTGACGCTGCGGGAAGCATCCGGCTGTCATCCCGACGTCTGCACTGGTGTGACCGCTATTTTACCGCATTCAGGCAACCTGTTTGAGGAGAAGGTCCTTGCGACGGCGCACGTCATCAACGGCTTTGGCAAGACCGCCGGGCTCGTCCAGGTAGCGGAACTGGGGGAAATCGAGTCCCCGATCATGTTGACGAACACGTTTAGTGTCGGAGCTGTACTGGAGGGGACGCTCCAGCAGATGATGGCGCAAAACGTCGATATCGGGGATGGAAAAAGCTCGCTGAACATCGTGGTCGGCGAGTGCAACGACAGTTTTCTGAATGATATGAGAGGTCTGCACGTCCGTCCAGAGCATGCCGTGGAGGCTATAGAGCGGGCGTTGGCAAGCGACGGTGGCTCTGTCGAGGAGGGGGGTGTCGGGGCCGGCGCGGGGATGCGATGTTTTGGCTGGAAAGGCGGAATTGGCACGTCCTCTCGGCAGGTTCGCGCCTTCGCCGGACAGTCGTGCCATCACGTAGGTGTCTTGGCATTGACGAATTTTGGCGTGCCAGAAGACTTGACGATTCTCGGTTGTCCCGTGGGACAGGCTTTGTCGTCGGCAGATGAGGGAAGTGGAATCAGATTTGGCGGGGCCCAGTGCGATGTGAATACGTCCGATTTGTCGGATGGGTCTGTGATGATCATCCTAGCGACCGATTTGCCGGTCGACTTGCAGGAATTGGTGCGTATCGCGAAGCGAGCGACATTCGGGTTGGCACGAGTGGGGTCGATTGCCCACCACGGCAGCGGAGACATCGTCATCGCCTTCAGCACTACGGGCGCCAAGTCGAATCCAGAAGACCGCCTCATCCGCGAGTGGCTGCGAGACGGAGCAAACTTGTCCGACTGTTTTCGCGCCGTGGTCGAAGCCACTGAGGAGGCTATCTTGAACTCACTGTGGGCGGCGAGCACGACGGTGGGCAAGCGTTCACGTGTGGTGCGGGCCCTGCCGGTACACGAGGTGGAGGCCATGCTCAGGGGGAGCTCAGATTGA
- a CDS encoding response regulator, whose product MIRVLIVEDDPMVAQINRTYLESIASFACVGAVGSVADAIALLEIEQVDLVLLDIFMPASNGLDFLRYLRQRCMGVDVIVISAASDIEHIQTALRLGAVDYLIKPFEFRRFKNALQAYEREQALLKSGDTLSQAQLDRLILHQDQSHSVAKSDIPKGMTRSTLQRAVEQLIAEPDRRFSTEEWARKVGISRVSMRKYARFLVDLDVVSCDIDYQTAGRPVYRYRLVESNVLRMDAYLPGWSSRQ is encoded by the coding sequence GTGATCCGAGTTCTCATCGTCGAAGACGACCCAATGGTGGCACAAATTAATCGAACTTATTTAGAGAGCATCGCCTCGTTTGCATGTGTTGGTGCAGTGGGCTCCGTGGCCGATGCGATAGCGCTGCTCGAGATTGAACAAGTGGATCTAGTCCTCCTCGACATCTTCATGCCAGCAAGCAACGGATTGGACTTCCTTAGATATCTTCGGCAGCGGTGTATGGGCGTAGACGTTATCGTCATCTCTGCAGCCAGTGATATCGAGCACATTCAAACGGCTCTGCGCCTCGGAGCCGTCGATTACTTGATCAAACCGTTTGAATTCCGGCGATTCAAGAATGCCCTACAGGCGTATGAGCGGGAACAGGCCTTGCTCAAGAGCGGGGACACCTTGAGTCAGGCGCAGTTGGACCGTCTCATTCTGCACCAAGACCAGTCCCATTCGGTCGCCAAATCGGACATTCCGAAAGGGATGACGCGCTCCACCTTACAACGTGCGGTGGAGCAGTTGATCGCAGAGCCAGATAGACGATTTTCAACGGAGGAATGGGCGCGGAAGGTTGGCATCTCTCGAGTTTCGATGCGAAAGTACGCCAGGTTCTTGGTCGATCTCGACGTGGTGTCGTGTGACATCGACTATCAGACTGCCGGTCGCCCCGTCTACCGCTACCGACTGGTCGAGTCGAATGTCCTGCGCATGGATGCGTATCTGCCAGGATGGTCCTCGCGCCAGTAG